The following coding sequences are from one Musa acuminata AAA Group cultivar baxijiao chromosome BXJ2-4, Cavendish_Baxijiao_AAA, whole genome shotgun sequence window:
- the LOC103980589 gene encoding MLO-like protein 6 isoform X2, whose amino-acid sequence MEKKKETFWLEKHHKRALQEALEKIKSELMLLGFVSLLLTVGQSAISEICVPKSVGDSWHPCKMEVHDDSSTDHSRRLSGRSGPDKCSKRNKISFISADGLHQLHIFIFVLAISHVIYCISTMALGRLKMKHWKSWELETKTAEYQFSHDPDRFRFARETSFGRRHLSFWSKSPALIWIACFFRQFVISLPKVDYLTLRNGFIIAHLAPQSSSKFDFRKYIKRSLDEDFKVVVGISPALWFFAVIFLLFNTHGWHSYLWLPFVPLIIILLVGTKLQVIIIRMAQRIMERGDVIKGVPVVHPTDDLFWFRRPRLMLYLIHFVLFQNAFQLAFLAWSWYEFGFPSCFHKRVEDIIVRLSMGLLIQVLCSYVTLPLYALVTQMGSNMKPTIFNERVATALRKWHQTARKNLRENRKSGSVTPLSTSRSTTPKNSFAQVYRLQHLPSDLESQPDSSRNYNFDRDHLEIEESVSSTSRPTSATSRSSPAYLLRNLPSDLSTQQESPNRSNLWKGRYDMEGPSLPSERTVDIELQRAALEGGETQSKSYSPQSPAL is encoded by the exons atggagaagaagaaagaaacctTC TGGTTGGAGAAGCATCATAAACGGGCACTCCAGGAAGCCTTGGAGAAGATCAAATCTG AACTGATGCTGCTGGGCTTCGTATCCTTGCTCCTGACAGTGGGGCAGAGCGCCATCTCTGAGATCTGCGTGCCGAAAAGTGTTGGTGATTCATGGCATCCTTGCAAGATGGAAGTGCATGACGACAGTTCCACGGATCACTCACGGCGCTTGAGCGGTCGAAGCGGGCCTGACAAGTGTTCTAAGAGG AACAAGATTTCCTTCATCTCTGCTGACGGACTCCATCAACTCCACATATTCATCTTCGTCTTGGCCATCTCTCATGTTATCTACTGCATCTCCACCATGGCTCTGGGTAGATTAAAG ATGAAACATTGGAAATCATGGGAACTGGAGACGAAGACTGCAGAGTACCAGTTTTCACATG ATCCTGACAGGTTTCGGTTTGCTAGAGAAACATCCTTCGGACGTCGTCATCTGAGCTTCTGGAGCAAATCCCCTGCTTTAATCTGGATT GCGTGCTTCTTTAGACAATTCGTGATATCACTTCCAAAGGTTGACTATCTGACACTGCGCAATGGATTCATCATT GCACATTTGGCTCCTCAAAGCTCATCCAAGTTTGACTTCAGAAAGTATATAAAGAGATCTCTGGATGAAGATTTCAAAGTTGTGGTTGGGATCAG CCCAGCTCTATGGTTCTTTGCAGTCATCTTCTTGCTGTTCAACACTCATG GTTGGCATTCTTACCTATGGCTTCCATTTGTTCCCTTAATC ATTATTCTGCTGGTGGGGACGAAGCTTCAGGTGATAATAATAAGGATGGCCCAGCGGATCATGGAGCGTGGGGATGTCATCAAAGGTGTCCCTGTCGTCCACCCCACTGACGACTTGTTCTGGTTCCGACGCCCTCGATTAATGCTCTACCTTATCCACTTTGTTCTCTTTCAG AATGCTTTCCAACTTGCCTTCTTAGCCTGGAGTTGG TATGAATTTGGATTTCCTTCGTGCTTTCACAAGCGTGTGGAAGACATCATCGTTAGGCTTTCTATGGG TTTGCTCATACAGGTTCTTTGCAGCTACGTCACACTCCCTCTCTACGCACTGGTAACACAG ATGGGTTCCAACATGAAGCCCACCATCTTCAACGAGAGAGTAGCAACAGCACTGAGAAAATGGCATCAAACAGCCAGAAAAAACTTGAGAGAGAACAGGAAGTCCGGAAGCGTCACACCGCTGTCCACAAGCAGGTCTACGACCCCAAAGAACAGCTTTGCACAAGTTTACAGGTTGCAGCATCTTCCCAGTGACTTGGAGAGCCAGCCAGATTCTTCGAGGAACTACAACTTCGACAGGGATCATCTTGAGATCGAAGAGTCCGTTTCGTCCACAAGTAGGCCTACCAGTGCCACAAGCCGTTCGTCGCCGGCGTACCTGCTGCGGAACCTTCCAAGTGATCTAAGCACTCAACAAGAGTCTCCAAATCGCTCTAACCTTTGGAAAGGCCGGTATGATATGGAAGGACCGTCGTTGCCATCTGAGAGAACGGTAGATATCGAGCTACAGAGAGCAGCTCTGGAAGGAGGTGAAACACAAAGTAAGAGTTATTCACCGCAGTCGCCTGCTTTATAA
- the LOC103980589 gene encoding MLO-like protein 6 isoform X1, which translates to MTCDGITSKKLLQLAYSRVAGTKSGSMAGGGAGGRTLEQTSTWAVATVCFALVIISVAIEHGIHLITKWLEKHHKRALQEALEKIKSELMLLGFVSLLLTVGQSAISEICVPKSVGDSWHPCKMEVHDDSSTDHSRRLSGRSGPDKCSKRNKISFISADGLHQLHIFIFVLAISHVIYCISTMALGRLKMKHWKSWELETKTAEYQFSHDPDRFRFARETSFGRRHLSFWSKSPALIWIACFFRQFVISLPKVDYLTLRNGFIIAHLAPQSSSKFDFRKYIKRSLDEDFKVVVGISPALWFFAVIFLLFNTHGWHSYLWLPFVPLIIILLVGTKLQVIIIRMAQRIMERGDVIKGVPVVHPTDDLFWFRRPRLMLYLIHFVLFQNAFQLAFLAWSWYEFGFPSCFHKRVEDIIVRLSMGLLIQVLCSYVTLPLYALVTQMGSNMKPTIFNERVATALRKWHQTARKNLRENRKSGSVTPLSTSRSTTPKNSFAQVYRLQHLPSDLESQPDSSRNYNFDRDHLEIEESVSSTSRPTSATSRSSPAYLLRNLPSDLSTQQESPNRSNLWKGRYDMEGPSLPSERTVDIELQRAALEGGETQSKSYSPQSPAL; encoded by the exons ATGACATGCGATGGAATCACGTCCAAGAAGCTTCTTCAGCTCGCCTACTCTCGTGTTGCAGGAACTAAGAGTGGCAGCATGGCCGGAGGCGGAGCCGGTGGGCGTACCCTGGAACAAACCTCGACGTGGGCGGTCGCCACCGTCTGCTTCGCCCTCGTTATCATCTCCGTTGCCATCGAGCATGGCATCCACCTCATAACCAAG TGGTTGGAGAAGCATCATAAACGGGCACTCCAGGAAGCCTTGGAGAAGATCAAATCTG AACTGATGCTGCTGGGCTTCGTATCCTTGCTCCTGACAGTGGGGCAGAGCGCCATCTCTGAGATCTGCGTGCCGAAAAGTGTTGGTGATTCATGGCATCCTTGCAAGATGGAAGTGCATGACGACAGTTCCACGGATCACTCACGGCGCTTGAGCGGTCGAAGCGGGCCTGACAAGTGTTCTAAGAGG AACAAGATTTCCTTCATCTCTGCTGACGGACTCCATCAACTCCACATATTCATCTTCGTCTTGGCCATCTCTCATGTTATCTACTGCATCTCCACCATGGCTCTGGGTAGATTAAAG ATGAAACATTGGAAATCATGGGAACTGGAGACGAAGACTGCAGAGTACCAGTTTTCACATG ATCCTGACAGGTTTCGGTTTGCTAGAGAAACATCCTTCGGACGTCGTCATCTGAGCTTCTGGAGCAAATCCCCTGCTTTAATCTGGATT GCGTGCTTCTTTAGACAATTCGTGATATCACTTCCAAAGGTTGACTATCTGACACTGCGCAATGGATTCATCATT GCACATTTGGCTCCTCAAAGCTCATCCAAGTTTGACTTCAGAAAGTATATAAAGAGATCTCTGGATGAAGATTTCAAAGTTGTGGTTGGGATCAG CCCAGCTCTATGGTTCTTTGCAGTCATCTTCTTGCTGTTCAACACTCATG GTTGGCATTCTTACCTATGGCTTCCATTTGTTCCCTTAATC ATTATTCTGCTGGTGGGGACGAAGCTTCAGGTGATAATAATAAGGATGGCCCAGCGGATCATGGAGCGTGGGGATGTCATCAAAGGTGTCCCTGTCGTCCACCCCACTGACGACTTGTTCTGGTTCCGACGCCCTCGATTAATGCTCTACCTTATCCACTTTGTTCTCTTTCAG AATGCTTTCCAACTTGCCTTCTTAGCCTGGAGTTGG TATGAATTTGGATTTCCTTCGTGCTTTCACAAGCGTGTGGAAGACATCATCGTTAGGCTTTCTATGGG TTTGCTCATACAGGTTCTTTGCAGCTACGTCACACTCCCTCTCTACGCACTGGTAACACAG ATGGGTTCCAACATGAAGCCCACCATCTTCAACGAGAGAGTAGCAACAGCACTGAGAAAATGGCATCAAACAGCCAGAAAAAACTTGAGAGAGAACAGGAAGTCCGGAAGCGTCACACCGCTGTCCACAAGCAGGTCTACGACCCCAAAGAACAGCTTTGCACAAGTTTACAGGTTGCAGCATCTTCCCAGTGACTTGGAGAGCCAGCCAGATTCTTCGAGGAACTACAACTTCGACAGGGATCATCTTGAGATCGAAGAGTCCGTTTCGTCCACAAGTAGGCCTACCAGTGCCACAAGCCGTTCGTCGCCGGCGTACCTGCTGCGGAACCTTCCAAGTGATCTAAGCACTCAACAAGAGTCTCCAAATCGCTCTAACCTTTGGAAAGGCCGGTATGATATGGAAGGACCGTCGTTGCCATCTGAGAGAACGGTAGATATCGAGCTACAGAGAGCAGCTCTGGAAGGAGGTGAAACACAAAGTAAGAGTTATTCACCGCAGTCGCCTGCTTTATAA